From the genome of Liolophura sinensis isolate JHLJ2023 unplaced genomic scaffold, CUHK_Ljap_v2 scaffold_156, whole genome shotgun sequence:
GACAAACTTGTGGCCGCCATACTTGGTGACAGTCTTTAGATGGCATACAATCTTCAGTGAGGCTCTCTACGGGCTTTCTCGCGTAGCTTGCAATAACCGGAATATACTACATATGGCTGATACTGCTACGTGTTCGGCTGAAATTGACAATGACTCCAATACTGACTCCAATTCTGTGGATGTTCAGGCCGATTATCGTTCCCAGCCTATAATTAACGAGCTACTATGCTACTTGTCGGATAAGCTGGATGTCTTACCAATTGACACGCTGGTGAAGTTATGTGACGATGTGTATAGTGATACTGAAATTCAAAATGCAAAGGATATCTTGTATAAGTGCTGCGGAAACCTTGTGACAAATAAAATTCGCAAGAGATCAGGTCCGAACAGAAAGGTGAACTCTCTTCAGGATATATGCAAAATGCTTCACGAATTGGAACCCAGTGACATTCCATGCTTTGTGGCTCGGCAACAGAGCAAGTTACCTCCCGTGTCAACAAATCATATTGATGTTTCCTCTCTCTTACGTGAATTGGCAGGAGTTAAGCTCCAGATGAATGACATTGTTAGCAAAATGGATGATCTAAACTCAACACAGATCAATGTTCAAAAAAAGTTGGACCGCTTGGACAGCAAATGTGCTAGTCCACCTACAAATAGAAAAACTCGATTCCTAGAGAAATCTATTACCAGTGTCGGTGAGTGCGCCTCCTCTAAGGATGATACTGAATTATCTCAGTCTACTCGCATCAACGAGTGCAATGTTGTTGGTGACAGTCCGTTTGCTAATAAAAGCAAAACAGTCCCTTTATCAGATATAACTAACAACACTGCTCCAAATGAGGCTTCCTGTGTAGACCAATCAATGGATAAATCTTACGCTGCTGTGCTATCAACTGAAGGATCACATCCTAGCCGTACAACTCTGGAGTATGCTGGAAACGATTTCACAACAGTGATTAGAAACAAACCCCgaccaaacaaaaaacatgaattgcGAGGTTTGCGAACCTATCCCCCTGTGGAAATCTTTATTACCAGATTGGAGCCAACAACCACTTCTAATGACGTAATCCAATTTGTTAAGGATAACTCAGGTGTTAACGTTGAATGTAAGAGGCTGGATACTAAATATGACACATATGCATCGTTTTGGATACGAGTAACGGGTAAAGTTTCGAATATGTTATTACGTTCTAGCTTTTGGCCCGATGAAGTACTGGTTCGAAAATTCTATAACCGCCGCGACTCGGATGCAACATGGTCCAAGCGAAGATTTAGGGAAggtgaccattacaccaccaaCGGTTCTACACAGCGATATGCACGTGACCATGTGATGTTACAGAATGACTATTAGTGAATGTACTTTTTTGCGTCCCagttatggtatttatttatttctgcttGTGCCTTATCTCAATTTAACTTTCAACATGTCATTAACTGTAACCTCTTTCAACTGTAGGTCACTTAAGACCTCTATACAGGAAGTTAAACAACTATGTGACCTTAGTGATGTATGTGTTCTTCAAGAAACTTGGCTCAGAAACTCGGAACATGATTTACTGAATGCCATACACAATGACTTTTGTGGCTATGGTGTCTCGTCCATTGACGAAACCCTTCTAACTCCTGGGCGTCCCTTTGGTGGTATTGCTGTCCTCTGGAAAAAGTCGCTGGGAAGCTTGGCTAGTATTGTTGACTTCCATGACAATAGGCTGCTTGGCCTTCGTTTAGAGTCTGACTCAAGTAAACTATTgataattaatatatacatgcctACGGATTGTACAGATAATATTGACATATTTAATGATTATCTAGCTAAGATAAAGTCTATTATTGAAGAATCTGACATTCCCAACGTTGTGGTCATGGGAGACTGGAATGCAGACCCAAATGCTTCATTTGGAAAAGAGCTGAAAGATTTCTGTACTGACTCAGGACTATATAATTATGACTTAAATCTTCTCCCGCACTCTACGTTTACTTATGTCAGTGATGCCCACCTGACCACCCCGTGGTTAGATCACTGCCTCTGTTCCCAGCATGTTAGTGATTCTGTAAACAATATTAATGTGTTGTATGATTTTGTTACTTCTGACCATAAACCACTGTCTATTAACATTTCTTGGCAAAATTTACCCCGCCTCTATACTTCCAGCTCCAATCCAACTCGCCTGTTCATTGATTGGAGTAATCTTAATGGAAATGATATTGCTAGGTATACTTCTGTGACTAAACTCAAAATGAGATCTATAACAATTCCATCTGAGGCTCTGAATTGCATGCAACctaaatgtaaaacacattctGAAGAGTTATCTCAGTATTATCACAGTATTGTCACCGCTCTGCGTCAAGCTGGTTATGAAACCGTTGCAAAAAATAAGTCTTCTACTCGATACAATATTCCTGGTTGGAATGATCTAGTTAGTGACCTTCATGCTCATGCACGTGTAGCTTTCCTTCTTTGGAAAGAGCATGGCAGCCCTCGGAGTGGTGAAATCTGTAATTACATGCAAATGACTCGGCGTAAATTTAAGTATGCTGTTAGGGCCTGTAGGAAAAATGAGTCATCAATTCGAGCCGACAAAATGGCCCAAACTCTCTTCCAATGCAACTCGGAGGAATTCTGGAAAGAGGTGAATAACACCAATGCTAAGAATATGTCTCTCCCTATCAGTATTGATGACACTCATGGTGAAGCCAACATAGCATCTCTGTGGAAAGATAAATATGAATCTATTCTTAACTCAGTCAGAAATACCAGATAAAGTACTTGAGTATTTGACTGAATGTAATGATGCTCCATTCCATAGATTTACTACTGTGGAAGAGGTGTCTGATAaaattaagactttaaaactgggtAAATGTAGTGGGCCTGACAGTTTGAGCTCTGAGCACCTAAGGTATGGTGGTCCTGAAGTTGCACATCATCTCACACTCTGTATTAATGCACTTATGGCGCATTCTTGTCTCCCCAAGGAACTTACTGATGTTTACATTTCGCCAGTAATTAAGAGTAAGTCAGGAAATATAACTTCCTCCGACAATTATCGACCTATTGCTGTCGCTACTACTATCTCGAAACTTATCGAAGGCcttattttagaaaaatgtcTTAACTTCTTCGACACCTCAGATTTTCAGTTTGGTTTTAAAGCTAATAGATCCACCgatcaatgcatttttgtgttaaaagaaGCTATCAACTACTATTGCTCTAATGGCAgccctgtttttgtttgtttccttgatGCCAGTAAGGCTTTCGATCGCGTAAATCACTGGTGCttactgcaaaaactgattGATCGTAATGTACCTCCATGTATTATAAAGTTTCTCGAAGTATGGTTTAATACCCAAGAGTTCAGTATTAAATGGGGATCGTCCATATCAAGCCCTTTCCGTATCATAAACGGAGTTAGGCAAGGGGGGATTTTATCACCTACTCTGTTTAACCTATACCTCCATGAACTGGACGTTGCTCTGTCCGATAGTTGTGTTGGATGTAATGTTGGAGGTATATTTATCAATCACCTTATCTACGCCGATGATATGTGTATAATCTGCCCGTCTGCAAAAGCAATGCAAGCTCTCTTTAAAGTATGTGAAGAGTATGCTCTTTCCCatgacataatttttaataCCCGTAAGACTGTGTGTTTGGTTATTAAACCTAAAACATATAAAGATTTCAATCCCCCGCCTTTGTACCTTAATGAAAGATTGTTATCTTATGTCCAATCGTATACTTACCTTGGGCACATTATTACTGACAATTTGTCTGATGATGCGGACATTCTGTCTCAGAAAAGAAAGCTCTGTATTAGAGCCAACATGTTGATACGTAAGTTTAGTTCTTGTACTCAGCTTGTTAAAGTACAACTTTTTCGTAGTTTTTGTTGCAATATATACTGTTGTCAGCTTTGGTGtacttttctgaaaaaggtTATAAGCTCATTACGGGTCACTTACAATAATGCATTTAGATGGTTAATGTGTTTCAGGCGCGATTGTAGTGCCAGTTTTATGTTCTGCATTAATGGTGTACCGTCCTTTGGTGAATTACTGCGCAGGTCAGTGTATTGTTTCAGACAGAGACTTATGTTTACTGACAATTCCATCGTAATAAAACTCCTGAATAGTGACGCCAGTATAACATCTCGGCTTCAGGAgaggtggtcagttttactatACTGATGTGAAGTCGGTATATGTCGCCaatgttatgtgtatataattaatttttattttttttttttttttctttttttctttttctttgtgtgtgtgtgtgtttatctttttttatatggacaattcagtctgaaataaagctctatctatctttcttttttttttttttttttttttttgtacgccacagcaatctaggctgtgggaaaacagaaccaaatCTGTCCGcggtatgtaaaacatacctacatccttaccgacaggaccagcccatcattatatgactaaaacgtcacaaccggcagacagatagagccaggacagacacaagaaacaaatatccattaaaatttacagtaaaacttccGAGTCAAAATAGGCggaactgctgaaaacgtgaagtcatgacaccaggtcacgaacaattgccagattaaaattggacaacggGCCTACCGTTCCGCAGAACGCAAAGAATAGAATTGCGACACCAGGTGGTCTTGAATGTCGCCAATTTTCCCAGCCTGCGATGCCGTTCAAAAACAGTCATCAAGTGGTACTGCAGGTCCCTGTGGAAAAGGCTGGGCACCACCTTAAGATGGTCGATCACGTGATTGTGTGCTACCACGTAGCACCGATGCCTCCAAATCGACCAGATGCAAAGAAACACCTGATCTCTGACGACCGGTTTCAATGAAGGCGGCACTTGTCTCAAGTCCCCCCACAACACATCTTCCAGGCTTAACGAGAACCCTCGTCCGAGGAGGCGCCCAATTGTCCgttccaacatctgccacatgctggacgcacccgggcaatgccacacaaggtgttctacggtctcgtcttgagacgagcacaaaggacagtcggcagatGCAGACAGTCCTGCTCGGACTAACTTATGCCCGACCCACCACTGTCTGTGCCACAGCAGCCAAACAGCCTCCTTAGCTCGGTTGTCTACCCCAGACTTCCAGAGCGATAAAAACAAGTTCCTCCAGGACGATGGCACCCAACCCAACTGTTGCCACTTCTGAACTCCGGCGGGGGTTACGCTGTTGTCCACCAGAAGGATCCGATACCATCTCctggaggaaagctgagaaaggtcCTGTTGATTAACTTTATACCTCGTCCGGCTGGGATTCGTGACAGTATCCGGCAGACTGAACCATGCCTTCGGTATTGCCCTTCGCACAGCTGCTAGGTGACGCCAATTGACGGACTCCAAGACCAGCCACACTCTGGTGcctccatccacaatatccGACAATCGCCGGAAACTGGGCGTGGCCGTCTTACCAGGAATCAAGGGTCTTCCACCCTCTCCCAAAATTAGGGGATTTCCATACAAAGGCTGATCCAGAGCTTCCTGCCACGAAACCGGATCAGCCTCAGTCCGTTTCAGCTTAAAGAAGGTTTTCAGATGGTCGAAGTACCACCGAGGAAGAGAACTGAAACGCTTTGGAGCTTTAAGCAGCCGGAAAAAATCAACCACCGCGTGGGGTTCACTTTTCGACGCCATAAGCCTCCGGCCTACCTGAGCCCACCGAGACGAACTCAACATAAGCCGCTCCAAAAAGGCCAGCTTTAAGGACTGAACCTTCTTGGGGATATCTACGAGGCCTAGACCTCCACTTGCCTTGGGGAGGGTACAAACTTTGGAAGAGACCAGAGGCTTTTtactcttccacaaaaaatcccgaCACATCCCAACTAATGTGTGCTCCTTATCCGCCGGCAAGTCAAAGACTGAGGCAACATACCACAATTTCGACATTGCCAGCAAGTTTAACACAAGGACTCGCCAAACAATGCTTAGGCCTCTCTTGCTCCACCCCTTGAGGGTGCTGCCGACCTTCTGGATGCGgtcattccagttaacagaagccgcgttttttgcaccttgttttacCCCCAAGAGTTTGACGTGATCCAGTGACCATTCAATACCCAAAGGAGTATCGGCACGACCCTTCCAAGCACCCAAGAATaacccttttgacttggatctgttgactttgcagccAGACGCTTTCTGGTACTTGTTCAAGACCGTCTCAGCAATGTGGAAGTCTTCATCATCTCCCACGAAGAGAGATGCGTCGTcggcatactgggagattttgatcggttcttcgacatcagggactctcactcccttcatgtcagaagacctcacaaccaccccaagaacctctgcggccagaacgtaaagcaggggagacagaggacagccctggcgaactccacgctcgaggagaacagggtcaccaataaaaccattcaccattacacGACTTACAGGAGACTTGTGAAGAAGCcggatccatttacaaaaaacaggccCGAACCCCATCCGCTCCAACACTTTGTGCATAAAAGCCCATTCCAAACGATCAAAAGCCTTCTCGTTATCAAGGCTTATTATTGCCGCCTCGATATCCTCGTCTTCGACCAGCTCTATAAGGTCCCGAACAAGGAAGCTATTGGTGAGGATTGACCTCCCTGGCACAGAACAGGtctgatcactgtgaacaacaaggCCCATCACGGATCCAAGTCTGCGGGTTAGCGCCTTCGTAATGATCTTATAATCGGCACACAAGAGTGAAATCGGCCTCCAATTCCGCAGGTCCTCTTTTAGCCCCCGCTTGTGAACGAGCCTGACAAGAGCCTGCTGCACTGAATCGGTTAACTCACCCTGCTCAAAAGCCTCGTTGGCAACGTCCAGCAGGATAGGGCCTAGGACATCCcagaaagccaaatacagttcGACAGGAAGACCATCGAAACCTGGGGACTTATTCAGCGTCATGGACTTTGCTGCAGAGTGCAGCTCTTCCAAAGTGAACGGCTGTTCACAGATCGCGGACTCCTGAGGAGGCAAGATCTGGGAGATCTGGGAGATCAACTCCTCCATGCAATTTCTCTCAACTCCCTCTGAGGTGAAGAGGCTCTGGTAGAAATCGCATGTGGCCTGCAATAAATCCTTGGTGGACCGGACTGAACGGCCATCAGGAGTTGCTACTTCGCGGATAAGTTTTTCAGTAGCACGCGACTTctccaaagaacagaaatagcgaGTGGGGTTCTCGCCTTCCACCTGCCACTTGACTCTGGCACGAACGGCGGCTGCTTTATAAGCCTGTTGCTCACCAGCCCGCACTTTACGTTTTAGACCTTCCAACAAGTCAACTAGATGGGTCTCCCCATCACTAACTCTTTTAGAGACCTTGTTGTAATCCTTTAGGAGTTTACGTTGAGCCCGTTTACGGCAACGTGCCCTAGCCTTACTGTACGACAGTGCCACCCGCTTAAGCCCAGATTTGCCCTCCTCCCAGAATTCAGCAGCAGACCTAAAAGAATCCCTCTCTGACATCCAAGCGGCAAAATAATCTcgcatgttcttgtgaaactcttcgtcattcaaaaggctgacgttgagcttccagaaccccggacctttctctacccaatcccctgaatcaaatttggctgtgaccatagtatgatcagacatggcagtgggttcatgacctgcatgaaccagatgtccaaggagatccttgctacaatacactctatccagacgcgaagagtgcgcaccagttggcgaggtccaagtgtattcatgggcatcaggatgaaggaacctaaaagtatccgacagagaatatgttttaatcaaagttGCCAAGGGAGCAGTAGACGAATCAGAAGCTACCGCGGCCGTGCTTCGCCTATCTATTAGAGGATTTAAGACGCAATTGAAATCTCCGGCCAGGAAGACGTTGGTGTTTGAATCACCCAAAACTCTTTCTAGACCTTGGAAAAACCGACGACGGTCAGGAACatatgttggtgcatgtacggcgacaaacgtaaaatcaaagcCTGAATACTCCGCCCCAACCTTGACCCAACGACCACcgggatcagtgacagatgacactatggtccccgaggcgaggaaagaaacaagaaacacaatagccgtgcccgctctatgattcgagccggaagaggaaaagacttcccctttcacagctgtttcaaaccgggttacgtcattgacgtcagtaaaatgcgtctcttgtagaaaagcaacatctgcttttaatgacctgaaggtatggccaagggaaaattgcttccagtccgaaagcaaaccctgacaatttagTGTGACAACATTCAGAGCCATTATggatctatttaagttttgtttttctcgacttcttgtacagggcagccttgcgtgcagcaaagtcctcctgggacaggtaaatgactttcctctgtttcctgactttctcaatttttgagtCGCGGCGCATGGTCCGATAATGGACTCCTAAAGAAGTGGAAACAGGGACTAAAACCTCGCCTTGATCGTTAGCGTATGCCGGCATTGACTCGTCAAGGTCTTCTCCCCGAACGGAATCCTCCATTTCCGACGTCGTGTCGTCCATGGGGATAACCGATCCA
Proteins encoded in this window:
- the LOC135481488 gene encoding uncharacterized protein LOC135481488, encoding MADTATCSAEIDNDSNTDSNSVDVQADYRSQPIINELLCYLSDKLDVLPIDTLVKLCDDVYSDTEIQNAKDILYKCCGNLVTNKIRKRSGPNRKVNSLQDICKMLHELEPSDIPCFVARQQSKLPPVSTNHIDVSSLLRELAGVKLQMNDIVSKMDDLNSTQINVQKKLDRLDSKCASPPTNRKTRFLEKSITSVGECASSKDDTELSQSTRINECNVVGDSPFANKSKTVPLSDITNNTAPNEASCVDQSMDKSYAAVLSTEGSHPSRTTLEYAGNDFTTVIRNKPRPNKKHELRGLRTYPPVEIFITRLEPTTTSNDVIQFVKDNSGVNVECKRLDTKYDTYASFWIRVTGKVSNMLLRSSFWPDEVLVRKFYNRRDSDATWSKRRFREGDHYTTNGSTQRYARDHVMLQNDY